One Bosea sp. 685 DNA segment encodes these proteins:
- a CDS encoding glycosyltransferase family 2 protein, producing MLQAFADAVTAIVVAYDSAHVLPACLTALASEGVPAIVVDNASQDETRAIAEAQGARVLANALNEGYGRANNRGVNAAETPYVLIVNPDLELQRGAVAALLAAAERYPDAGMLAPRIVEPSGRVFLQPRSLLSPPHFNHPGEAVIPEGDACLPFLSGACLLIRRDAFLALGGFDPAIFLFYEDDDLCRRMRDAGHSLVHVDAAEARHGRGRSSAPSPQRRLTARWHLAWSERYVASKYGLQVPGLLKIIENGFKTIGYGVILNRDKMFAHAGSVAGALAWLRGASALVRQGLEARP from the coding sequence ATGTTGCAGGCTTTCGCAGACGCCGTCACAGCCATCGTGGTCGCCTATGACAGCGCCCATGTTTTGCCTGCCTGCCTGACGGCGCTGGCGAGCGAGGGCGTGCCGGCGATCGTGGTCGACAATGCCAGCCAGGACGAGACACGCGCCATCGCGGAAGCGCAAGGCGCCCGGGTGCTCGCCAACGCCTTGAACGAAGGCTATGGCCGCGCCAATAATCGCGGTGTGAACGCGGCCGAGACGCCTTATGTGCTGATCGTCAATCCCGATCTCGAACTGCAGCGCGGCGCGGTGGCGGCGCTACTGGCGGCAGCGGAGCGCTATCCCGATGCCGGCATGCTCGCGCCGCGCATCGTCGAACCCTCCGGCCGGGTCTTCCTACAGCCCCGCTCGCTGCTGTCGCCGCCGCACTTCAACCATCCAGGTGAGGCCGTGATCCCGGAGGGGGATGCCTGTCTGCCCTTCCTTTCGGGCGCCTGTCTCCTGATTCGCCGTGACGCCTTCCTGGCGTTGGGTGGCTTCGATCCGGCGATCTTCCTGTTCTATGAGGATGACGACCTCTGCAGGCGGATGCGCGATGCTGGCCATAGCCTTGTCCATGTCGATGCGGCGGAAGCCCGGCATGGTCGGGGCCGCTCCAGCGCACCCTCGCCGCAGCGCCGCCTCACGGCCCGCTGGCACCTCGCCTGGTCGGAACGCTATGTCGCCAGCAAATACGGCCTGCAGGTTCCAGGGTTGCTCAAGATCATCGAAAACGGCTTTAAAACAATTGGCTACGGGGTGATCTTGAATCGAGACAAGATGTTCGCCCATGCCGGTTCCGTCGCTGGCGCGCTGGCCTGGCTACGCGGAGCGAGCGCGCTCGTGCGGCAAGGGTTGGAGGCAAGGCCATGA
- a CDS encoding acyltransferase, producing MACGSNNFGILRLVLALAVVVSHAFSVVTGDLNNEPLMHATGFTLGEHAVNGFFAISGFLVTMSYEQRGWRDYGLARLLRIVPGLVATTLFVSLVIGSMMTRLDWASYFADGRLWRFIWGTLTTFKSVAALPGVFDQNPLSFPMGTVWTLKYECLCYLGVLVAGLVGLLCRRRWVLCLWALLLAAVILREIIAPNGAKGVETGLRLPLIFVTGGVIYLWRERVPLSVWGLCGLAILVALLARTPLYKAALFSVTAWGVIVLALAPALTAWRSTPEADFSYGVYLYGWPVQQVFYALFPAAGALTLLAPSLLLTLLLAAASWYFVESPALGLKRRLLCG from the coding sequence ATGGCATGCGGCTCGAATAATTTCGGGATTCTGCGCCTCGTCCTGGCGCTCGCAGTGGTGGTCTCGCACGCTTTCAGCGTGGTGACGGGCGATCTCAATAACGAGCCGCTCATGCACGCCACCGGCTTCACGCTCGGCGAGCATGCGGTCAACGGCTTCTTCGCCATTTCGGGCTTCCTGGTGACGATGAGCTATGAGCAGCGCGGCTGGCGCGATTATGGGCTGGCTCGCCTGCTCAGGATCGTGCCGGGCCTGGTCGCGACCACCCTGTTCGTTTCACTCGTCATCGGAAGCATGATGACCCGCCTCGATTGGGCGTCCTATTTCGCGGATGGACGGCTCTGGCGTTTCATCTGGGGCACGCTGACCACCTTCAAGAGCGTGGCAGCGCTACCAGGCGTCTTCGACCAGAACCCGCTGTCCTTTCCGATGGGGACGGTCTGGACCCTGAAATATGAATGCCTCTGCTATCTCGGCGTCCTTGTCGCGGGCTTGGTGGGATTGTTGTGTCGGCGCAGATGGGTGCTTTGCCTCTGGGCCCTGCTGCTGGCGGCCGTCATCCTGCGCGAGATCATCGCCCCCAATGGCGCCAAGGGTGTGGAGACCGGGCTGCGCTTGCCGCTGATCTTCGTGACCGGGGGCGTGATCTATCTCTGGCGCGAGCGCGTGCCGCTATCCGTGTGGGGGCTTTGCGGTCTTGCCATCCTCGTCGCGCTGCTGGCGAGGACGCCGCTCTACAAGGCCGCACTGTTCTCGGTCACGGCCTGGGGCGTGATTGTGCTGGCTCTGGCACCGGCCCTGACAGCTTGGCGCAGCACTCCCGAGGCCGATTTCTCCTATGGTGTCTATCTCTATGGCTGGCCCGTGCAGCAGGTCTTCTATGCGCTGTTTCCCGCGGCCGGCGCGCTGACTTTGCTCGCGCCTTCTTTGTTGCTGACCCTGCTCCTGGCTGCGGCGAGCTGGTACTTCGTCGAGAGCCCGGCGCTCGGGCTCAAGCGCCGCCTGCTCTGCGGTTGA
- a CDS encoding CatB-related O-acetyltransferase, with the protein MRGALRRYVNPDNQTRQHLARLIARRPSQIAVGAYTYGRPKLRFPESGVRLRIGRYGSIADGVEIMLGGNHRLDWATTYPFPALPRLWPEAAGITGSDTSRGDVIIGHDVWLGSQCMVMSGVTIGHGAVVAARAVVTRDVPAYAIVAGNPARVVRMRFEAEQIAALLATRWWELPRDQVADLLPLLMSGQVEDLVAEINRRAGGA; encoded by the coding sequence CTGCGCGGCGCCCTACGACGCTACGTCAACCCCGACAACCAGACGCGGCAGCATCTGGCGCGGCTGATCGCCCGGCGGCCCAGCCAGATCGCCGTCGGAGCCTATACCTATGGCCGGCCGAAGCTGCGCTTTCCCGAGAGCGGCGTTCGCCTGCGCATCGGCCGCTACGGCTCGATTGCCGATGGCGTCGAAATCATGCTCGGCGGCAATCACCGGCTCGATTGGGCGACGACCTACCCTTTCCCGGCCCTGCCACGGCTCTGGCCGGAAGCAGCCGGAATCACCGGCAGCGACACCTCGCGCGGCGACGTTATCATCGGGCACGATGTCTGGCTCGGCTCGCAATGCATGGTGATGTCGGGCGTCACGATCGGCCATGGCGCGGTGGTGGCGGCGCGCGCCGTGGTGACGCGCGACGTGCCGGCCTATGCCATCGTCGCCGGCAATCCGGCGCGGGTGGTCAGGATGCGCTTCGAGGCTGAGCAGATCGCGGCGCTCTTGGCGACGCGCTGGTGGGAGCTGCCCCGCGACCAGGTCGCCGACCTGCTACCGCTCCTGATGTCAGGGCAGGTCGAAGACCTCGTGGCCGAGATCAACCGCAGAGCAGGCGGCGCTTGA
- the ppx gene encoding exopolyphosphatase codes for MTGMGFVAGRLSLGETIAIIDIGSNSVRLVVYEMLARSPAQVFNEKEMAGLGRQVATTGRLATDAMDRALEALLRFRVLCEAMQVGEIRVIATAAAREAANGPAFLARAEQAIGQPIELISGSREAYLSGLGVISGFSEPHGVAGDLGGGSLELVGVDGDRVGPGISLPIGGLALMDQAKGQIKLAEKIVREQLDHHPQLAAMRGKDFFAVGGTWRALATLHQRQSGYPLSVMHGYTVPARDVADFARLVERADASVLEAIDAVSSARRPLLAYGALVLDLLIKRGRPRAVVISASGVREGLLYDMLPEDERRVDPLLRGAQDYNQLRAREPRHAADLIEWVRRLVASAGLPNDPAGGRLQDAACLLSDIGWRAHPDYRGEQSLNVIAHAAFSGVDHPGRAFLALTVFHRYAGAKSDSPAAAGLRQLLTPRLLERSQLLASAFRVAYLLSAGMPGILPRATLACIDSRLVLRLSGELHALSSERVTGRLKQLAKLLGREYEISLG; via the coding sequence ATGACCGGCATGGGCTTCGTTGCGGGGCGGTTGAGCCTTGGCGAGACGATCGCCATCATCGACATCGGTTCGAATTCGGTCCGCCTCGTCGTCTATGAGATGCTGGCGCGCTCGCCCGCCCAGGTCTTCAACGAGAAGGAGATGGCGGGGCTCGGCCGGCAGGTCGCCACCACCGGCCGGCTCGCCACGGACGCGATGGATCGCGCGCTCGAGGCGCTGCTGCGCTTCCGCGTTCTCTGTGAGGCGATGCAGGTCGGCGAGATCCGCGTCATCGCGACCGCCGCCGCGCGCGAAGCCGCCAATGGTCCGGCCTTCCTCGCCAGGGCGGAGCAGGCGATCGGCCAGCCGATCGAACTGATCTCCGGCAGTCGCGAGGCCTATCTCTCGGGGCTTGGCGTGATTTCCGGCTTTTCCGAGCCGCATGGCGTCGCCGGCGATCTCGGTGGCGGCTCGCTGGAGCTTGTCGGGGTCGACGGCGATCGCGTCGGACCGGGCATCAGCCTGCCGATTGGTGGCCTCGCGCTGATGGACCAGGCGAAGGGCCAGATCAAGCTGGCCGAGAAGATCGTTCGCGAACAGCTCGACCATCACCCGCAATTGGCAGCGATGCGCGGCAAGGACTTTTTCGCCGTCGGTGGTACCTGGCGGGCGCTCGCGACCCTGCATCAGCGCCAGTCCGGCTACCCGCTCAGTGTCATGCATGGCTACACCGTGCCGGCCCGGGACGTTGCCGATTTCGCCCGGCTGGTCGAGCGCGCCGACGCTTCTGTCCTGGAAGCGATCGACGCTGTCTCCTCCGCGCGCCGGCCGCTCCTGGCCTATGGCGCGCTGGTGCTCGACCTGCTGATCAAGCGCGGCCGTCCGCGCGCGGTGGTGATCTCGGCGAGCGGTGTGCGCGAGGGCCTGCTATACGACATGCTCCCGGAGGATGAGCGCCGGGTCGATCCGCTGCTGCGCGGCGCCCAGGACTACAACCAGCTGCGCGCCCGCGAACCGCGCCATGCCGCCGATCTGATCGAGTGGGTGCGGCGCCTCGTTGCCAGCGCGGGCTTGCCGAACGACCCTGCCGGCGGCCGCCTGCAGGACGCGGCCTGCCTGCTCTCCGATATCGGCTGGCGCGCCCATCCCGATTATCGCGGCGAGCAGAGCCTCAACGTGATCGCGCATGCTGCTTTCAGCGGCGTCGATCACCCGGGCCGTGCTTTCCTGGCCCTGACGGTTTTCCATCGCTATGCCGGCGCAAAGAGCGATTCTCCCGCTGCCGCCGGCTTGAGGCAGTTGCTGACGCCGCGCCTGCTGGAGCGCTCGCAGCTTCTCGCCAGCGCCTTCCGCGTCGCCTATCTGCTCTCGGCCGGGATGCCTGGCATCCTGCCGCGCGCGACGCTGGCCTGTATCGACAGCCGGCTCGTCCTGCGCCTCTCCGGCGAACTCCATGCCTTGTCGAGCGAGCGCGTGACGGGCCGATTGAAGCAACTCGCCAAGCTGCTCGGCCGCGAATACGAGATCAGCCTCGGCTGA
- the rnd gene encoding ribonuclease D, producing the protein MSLITTTQDLADACARLATHPFVTVDTEFLRETTYYPKLCLVQLASPDEAVLVDPLAPGIDLAPFLALMTDEAVVKVFHAARQDLEIVWIIGKLIPKPLFDTQVAAMVCGYGDSVGYEQLANDLAKARIDKSSRFTDWSRRPLSDAQLVYAESDVTHLRDIYLALDADIKASGRESWVAEEMAVLNSPGTYEVKPENAWQRLKGRIRKPKELALLMELAAWREREAQSRDVPRQRVLKDDALMDIVQRAPVSVEALAELRSVPNGFERSRAGGEVLAAVARGLALDPKTLPRLERERGRATNGAVLDLLKVLLKAVADAERVAPKIIASSDDLEAISFDDEADVPALKGWRREVFGEKAIALKNGNLGLRIVRGRVSVA; encoded by the coding sequence ATGAGCCTCATCACAACCACCCAGGATCTGGCCGACGCCTGCGCGCGCCTGGCTACGCATCCCTTCGTCACGGTCGACACCGAGTTCCTGCGGGAGACGACCTATTACCCCAAGCTCTGCCTGGTCCAGCTCGCCTCGCCAGACGAGGCCGTGCTGGTCGACCCACTCGCGCCCGGCATCGATCTCGCGCCCTTCCTGGCGCTGATGACTGACGAGGCCGTGGTCAAGGTCTTCCATGCGGCGCGGCAGGATCTCGAGATCGTCTGGATCATCGGCAAGCTGATCCCCAAGCCGCTCTTCGACACGCAGGTCGCCGCCATGGTCTGCGGCTATGGCGACTCGGTCGGCTACGAGCAGCTCGCCAATGACCTCGCCAAGGCGCGGATCGACAAATCCTCGCGCTTCACCGACTGGTCGCGCCGCCCGCTCAGCGACGCGCAACTGGTCTATGCGGAATCCGACGTCACCCATCTGCGCGACATCTATCTCGCGCTCGACGCCGACATCAAAGCCAGCGGCCGCGAGAGTTGGGTCGCCGAGGAAATGGCGGTGCTGAATTCGCCCGGCACTTACGAGGTCAAGCCGGAGAACGCCTGGCAGCGCCTGAAGGGCCGAATCCGCAAACCCAAGGAGCTGGCGCTGCTGATGGAGCTCGCCGCCTGGCGCGAGCGCGAGGCGCAGAGCCGCGACGTGCCGCGCCAGCGCGTGCTCAAGGACGATGCGCTGATGGACATCGTGCAGCGCGCGCCCGTCTCGGTCGAGGCGCTGGCGGAGCTGCGCTCGGTGCCCAACGGCTTCGAGCGCTCGCGCGCCGGTGGCGAGGTGCTGGCGGCGGTCGCGCGCGGACTTGCGCTCGATCCCAAGACCTTGCCCCGGCTGGAGCGGGAGCGTGGCCGCGCCACGAACGGCGCCGTGCTCGATCTGCTCAAGGTACTGCTCAAGGCGGTCGCGGATGCCGAGCGCGTGGCGCCGAAGATCATCGCCTCCTCCGACGATCTGGAAGCCATCTCCTTCGACGATGAGGCCGACGTGCCGGCGCTGAAGGGCTGGCGGCGCGAGGTCTTCGGCGAGAAGGCAATCGCGCTCAAGAACGGCAATCTGGGCCTCAGGATCGTGCGCGGCCGGGTTTCCGTCGCTTAG